In a genomic window of Penaeus vannamei isolate JL-2024 chromosome 10, ASM4276789v1, whole genome shotgun sequence:
- the LOC138863061 gene encoding gastrula zinc finger protein XlCGF49.1-like, translated as MRFCCAQQDYNLAQADEKAKRFPGHLCDEVANATSIARSVIKRTSYINVFSAMYRKVKRTLECSLCCKRFSSRSNLNTHSMLHSGVKPFSCDVCGRQFSQKGNLLRHSAVHSRKRRLFGCDVCGKHFLHKLHLVRHFSEHKRDSSTGRELPGKDAAKKEISLKCNVCGLQFMRIRNLITHLKVRHIQQSAERV; from the exons ATGAGGTTTTGTTGTGCTCAGCAAGACTACAATTTGGCGCAGGCTGATGAGAAAGCAAAGAGGTTTCCCG GTCATTTATGTGATGAAGTAGCAAA TGCTACGAGTATCGCGAGGTCTGTTATCAAGAGAACATCCTACATTAACGTTTTCTCCGCCATGTACCGCAAAGTTAAGAGGACCCTGGAGTGTAGCCTGTGCTGCAAGCGGTTCAGCAGCAGGAGCAATCTGAACACCCACTCCATGCTCCACTCCGGGGTCAAGCCCTTCTCGTGCGATGTGTGTGGGCGGCAATTCAGCCAAAAGGGCAATCTCCTGAGGCATTCCGCGGTGCACTCCCGCAAGAGGAGGTTGTTTGGGTGCGACGTGTGCGGGAAACACTTTCTCCATAAGCTCCATTTAGTGAGACATTTTTCCGAGCACAAGAGGGATTCATCAACGGGGAGGGAGCTTCCTGGAAAGGACGCTGCCAAGAAAGAAATATCTCTGAAATGTAACGTGTGTGGGCTGCAGTTCATGAGGATTCGGAACCTAATAACCCACTTGAAGGTGCGGCACATCCAACAGAGTGCTGAGAGAGTATGA